The following coding sequences lie in one Kribbella sp. NBC_00709 genomic window:
- a CDS encoding DUF480 domain-containing protein → MSDLPVLDAEDQRVLGSLLEKQATVPASYPLTANALRTACNQTSNREPVVDYDQGTVERVARSLRDRELLRIVWVDTGRRTLKYHQTLDEKLGLETDERALITVLLLRGAQAPGELRTRTERLHKFADRSDVEECLRRMAARPDPLVRELERRVGQHDRRWIHLLGPVPEEEAVAVVEAVDRDTVIADGTEARDARVRSSYGAVATAYADELVDELDGLPFERWLLDRVVAHANGRPVVEVGSGPGHITAYLADRDADAVGVDISPEMVAEARRRFPDRTFEVGDLRRLGRPPTSSGWAAVLGWYSLIHLAVSELPDAIASLTRPLDPGGWLVLALHAGSEVRHVEEFLGHEVNLDYVLHDPGQVVNIMEAAGLVDVEWYLRGPITARAETTRRLYVIAHAPS, encoded by the coding sequence GTGAGTGACCTTCCTGTCCTGGATGCCGAGGATCAGCGGGTGCTGGGGAGCTTGCTGGAGAAGCAGGCGACGGTGCCGGCGTCGTACCCGCTCACCGCGAACGCGCTGCGGACGGCCTGCAATCAGACCAGCAATCGGGAGCCGGTCGTCGACTACGACCAGGGGACCGTCGAGCGGGTCGCGCGGTCGCTGCGGGATCGCGAGCTGCTGCGGATCGTCTGGGTCGACACCGGGCGTCGGACGCTGAAATACCACCAGACCCTCGACGAGAAGCTCGGCCTCGAGACCGATGAGCGAGCGCTGATCACCGTGTTGCTGCTGCGCGGTGCGCAGGCGCCCGGCGAGCTGCGGACGCGGACCGAGCGGCTGCACAAGTTCGCCGACCGGTCCGACGTCGAGGAATGCCTGCGCCGGATGGCCGCACGCCCCGATCCGCTCGTGCGGGAGCTGGAGCGCCGCGTCGGTCAGCACGACCGCCGGTGGATTCACCTCCTCGGCCCGGTGCCCGAGGAGGAAGCAGTCGCCGTCGTCGAGGCGGTCGACCGCGACACGGTCATCGCCGACGGCACAGAGGCACGTGACGCCCGGGTGCGTTCGTCGTACGGCGCGGTGGCGACGGCGTACGCGGACGAGCTGGTCGACGAGCTCGACGGGTTGCCGTTCGAGCGGTGGCTGCTCGACCGGGTGGTTGCCCATGCCAACGGTCGTCCGGTCGTCGAGGTCGGCTCCGGGCCCGGCCACATCACGGCGTACCTGGCCGACCGGGACGCGGATGCCGTCGGCGTCGACATCTCGCCGGAGATGGTCGCCGAGGCGCGGCGGCGCTTTCCGGACCGTACCTTCGAGGTCGGCGATCTCCGCCGGCTCGGGCGGCCACCGACCAGCTCCGGCTGGGCGGCAGTCCTCGGCTGGTACTCGCTGATCCACTTGGCGGTGTCGGAACTCCCTGACGCGATCGCGTCGCTGACCCGTCCGCTCGACCCCGGCGGTTGGCTGGTGCTCGCCCTGCACGCCGGCTCCGAGGTCCGCCACGTCGAGGAGTTCCTCGGCCACGAGGTCAACCTGGACTACGTCCTTCATGACCCGGGCCAGGTCGTGAACATCATGGAGGCAGCCGGTCTCGTCGACGTCGAGTGGTACCTCCGCGGGCCGATCACCGCCCGCGCCGAAACCACCCGCCGCCTGTACGTCATCGCCCACGCACCGTCCTGA
- a CDS encoding SAV_6107 family HEPN domain-containing protein: protein MTVSPVSPAAAGAASRELSRARAALAEATETSDHLIRYSSAHVGALRVAAAVLAVRARPVRSGSRRRVQRNAWVLLAEVAPEFGEWATFFAAGAAQRAAAEAGLERAVTTREADDLVRAADTFYGQVEASLRLSTTPVLTATTDPQSVLTQPWMQAS, encoded by the coding sequence ATGACAGTTTCACCGGTATCGCCGGCGGCCGCCGGTGCGGCCAGCCGCGAGCTGTCCCGGGCCCGCGCCGCGCTGGCCGAGGCCACGGAGACCAGTGACCACCTGATTCGCTACTCGAGCGCCCACGTAGGGGCGCTCCGGGTCGCGGCCGCCGTGCTCGCCGTCCGCGCCCGCCCGGTCCGTTCGGGCAGCCGCCGCCGGGTGCAGCGCAACGCATGGGTGCTGCTGGCCGAGGTTGCGCCGGAGTTCGGCGAGTGGGCGACGTTCTTCGCCGCCGGTGCCGCTCAGCGTGCCGCGGCCGAGGCCGGGCTGGAGCGCGCCGTCACGACCCGCGAGGCCGACGACCTGGTCCGCGCGGCCGACACTTTCTACGGGCAGGTGGAAGCAAGCCTCCGGCTGTCCACCACCCCGGTGCTCACCGCGACCACCGACCCGCAGTCCGTTCTGACCCAACCCTGGATGCAAGCCAGCTGA
- a CDS encoding methyltransferase domain-containing protein: MVDRRRRSVRTALVGEALRVALAGRGRTDPDGGLDIVDLGGGTGGFAVPLAVEGHRVTVVDPSPDALASLERRASDEGVSKLVRGVQGDAGELPGLAGEASADAVLCHGVLEVVDDPVQALQAMASVLRKGGVLSLLVAQRNAVVLARALAGHLAEARIALQDPDGRWGATDPMPRRFDEAGITAQLADAGFMVHTVHGVRTFADLVPAAFVDSEPGAADSLAELERAASQHPAFRALATQLHILATR, translated from the coding sequence ATGGTGGATCGGCGACGGCGGAGCGTGCGTACTGCGTTGGTCGGCGAGGCGTTGCGCGTCGCGTTGGCCGGCCGCGGCCGGACCGATCCGGACGGCGGGCTGGACATCGTCGACCTCGGCGGCGGCACCGGCGGATTCGCGGTCCCGTTGGCGGTCGAGGGGCATCGCGTGACGGTTGTCGACCCGAGCCCGGACGCGCTGGCATCGCTGGAGCGACGGGCCAGCGACGAAGGCGTGAGCAAGCTGGTCCGTGGAGTCCAGGGCGACGCGGGCGAGCTCCCGGGACTGGCAGGCGAGGCGAGCGCGGACGCCGTACTGTGCCATGGCGTCCTCGAGGTCGTCGACGACCCGGTGCAGGCGTTGCAGGCGATGGCGTCGGTACTGCGGAAGGGCGGCGTGCTGAGTCTGCTCGTTGCCCAGCGCAACGCGGTCGTACTGGCCCGCGCGCTGGCCGGGCATCTGGCCGAGGCGCGGATCGCGCTGCAGGATCCGGACGGGCGCTGGGGTGCGACCGATCCGATGCCGCGGCGGTTCGACGAGGCCGGGATCACGGCGCAGCTGGCCGACGCCGGGTTCATGGTGCACACGGTGCACGGGGTACGGACGTTCGCCGACCTGGTGCCGGCCGCGTTCGTCGACTCCGAGCCGGGTGCCGCGGACTCGCTGGCCGAGCTCGAGCGTGCTGCCAGCCAGCACCCGGCGTTCCGTGCGCTGGCCACCCAGCTGCACATTCTCGCGACGCGCTGA
- a CDS encoding DUF6504 family protein encodes MWEFDDAVEVHSVFVDGIETPDQFLWRGRLWRVCALRSQWTETAAWWERGIIGTGETYDARAGHAAQSDLLPARIDAAMVAEACSAARTTRPTRIHPAATTTAHPRTTAGVAAAATPSSRAAATLTPERPVAEGASPAAVGVLDADWGPERTVFRVEAGCGRHGRRELFDLAHDPDSGRWQLERVTDR; translated from the coding sequence ATGTGGGAGTTCGACGACGCTGTCGAGGTGCACTCGGTGTTCGTGGACGGCATCGAGACCCCGGACCAGTTCCTCTGGCGTGGCCGCCTCTGGCGGGTCTGCGCGCTCAGGTCCCAATGGACCGAGACCGCCGCCTGGTGGGAGCGCGGCATCATCGGCACCGGCGAGACCTACGACGCCCGCGCCGGCCACGCGGCGCAGTCCGACCTGCTGCCGGCCCGGATCGATGCCGCCATGGTCGCCGAAGCCTGCTCGGCGGCACGCACGACCCGTCCCACTCGGATCCACCCGGCGGCAACCACGACCGCCCACCCCAGGACCACAGCCGGCGTGGCGGCGGCAGCGACCCCCAGTTCCCGCGCCGCCGCCACGCTCACCCCCGAGCGGCCGGTTGCCGAGGGTGCGAGCCCGGCGGCGGTCGGGGTGCTGGACGCGGACTGGGGCCCGGAGCGCACCGTGTTCCGGGTCGAAGCAGGATGCGGTCGCCACGGCCGCCGCGAGTTGTTCGATCTCGCCCACGACCCGGACTCGGGCCGTTGGCAACTGGAGAGGGTGACCGACCGATGA
- a CDS encoding DUF3040 domain-containing protein, with amino-acid sequence MPLSEEEQRQFEQLERALAAEDPKFVSAMRGTNVRLYYKRRAVLAGVGFVLGIAVLMTGAIIPNTIIGVVGFVMMVACLYIAALSMKRISNAGEADDIPPPPPTKRHRTKHDSSGSFMERMEDRWRRRRDEDL; translated from the coding sequence GTGCCCCTCTCGGAAGAAGAGCAGCGCCAGTTCGAGCAGCTCGAACGCGCCCTCGCTGCGGAAGACCCGAAGTTTGTTTCCGCTATGCGGGGGACCAATGTGCGCTTGTACTACAAGCGCCGGGCAGTGCTTGCCGGCGTTGGATTCGTGCTGGGCATCGCAGTACTGATGACCGGTGCGATCATCCCCAACACCATCATCGGCGTCGTCGGCTTCGTGATGATGGTCGCGTGCCTGTACATCGCGGCGCTGAGCATGAAGCGGATCAGCAACGCGGGGGAGGCCGACGACATCCCGCCGCCGCCACCGACCAAACGCCACCGGACCAAGCACGACTCGTCCGGCAGCTTCATGGAGCGCATGGAAGACCGCTGGCGCCGCCGCCGCGACGAGGACCTCTAG
- a CDS encoding AAA family ATPase, translating into MSEVAGRVRRAMEQVIEGKPDVVEVAITVLLAEGHLLIEDVPGVGKTMLAKALAKSIDCTVRRIQFTPDLLPSDITGVSVFNQEIRDFEFKPGAVFANIVVGDEINRASPKTQAALLESMEERQVTVDTTTYHLDAPFMVIATQNPIEMEGTYPLPEAQRDRFMARVSMGYPEPAAELRMLDGHAADDPLLSLQPVTDGQQILRLVKTVQSVHVSEGVKEYAVALVGATRRSQELRLGASPRSTLHLIRAARAAAALDAREFVLPDDIQELAVPVLAHRVLPAAEAHLGGRGAADIISGLVSSVALPRTRRD; encoded by the coding sequence CTGTCCGAGGTGGCGGGCCGCGTCCGCCGGGCCATGGAGCAGGTGATCGAGGGCAAACCCGACGTGGTCGAGGTCGCCATCACGGTCCTGCTGGCCGAAGGACATCTGCTGATCGAGGACGTGCCGGGCGTTGGCAAGACGATGCTGGCGAAGGCGCTGGCGAAGTCGATCGACTGCACCGTGCGCCGGATCCAGTTCACGCCGGACCTGCTGCCGTCGGACATCACCGGCGTCTCCGTCTTCAACCAGGAGATCCGCGACTTCGAGTTCAAGCCCGGCGCGGTGTTCGCGAACATCGTCGTCGGCGACGAGATCAACCGTGCCTCGCCGAAGACCCAGGCCGCGTTGCTCGAGTCCATGGAGGAGCGACAGGTCACCGTCGACACCACGACGTACCACCTGGACGCGCCGTTCATGGTCATCGCGACGCAGAACCCGATCGAGATGGAAGGCACGTACCCGCTGCCGGAAGCACAGCGCGACCGCTTCATGGCCCGGGTGTCGATGGGCTACCCCGAGCCGGCCGCCGAGCTGCGGATGCTCGACGGGCACGCCGCCGACGACCCGCTGCTGAGCCTGCAACCGGTGACCGACGGACAGCAGATCCTGCGGCTGGTGAAGACGGTGCAGTCCGTGCACGTGTCCGAAGGCGTGAAGGAGTACGCCGTTGCGCTGGTCGGCGCGACGCGGCGGTCGCAGGAGCTGCGGCTCGGCGCCAGCCCGCGGTCGACGCTGCACCTGATCCGGGCCGCGCGTGCGGCGGCCGCGCTCGACGCGCGCGAGTTCGTACTGCCGGACGACATCCAGGAGCTCGCGGTGCCGGTCCTCGCGCACCGCGTACTCCCTGCGGCTGAGGCGCATCTCGGTGGGCGCGGTGCAGCCGACATCATCTCCGGGTTGGTGTCCAGCGTGGCCCTCCCCCGCACCCGCCGGGACTGA
- a CDS encoding DUF58 domain-containing protein, with protein MRQALRGLTTRGRAFVAAGLTASLCALLLGQKDLLRVGILLAALPVVAALVVGRTRLRLQVRRSLAPDQVPVGTQATVELTLSNQGRMPAGLLLLEDRIPYVLGHRPRFVVDRVSPNWRRTVTYPVKSDVRGLFQVGPLMLTVADPFGLVETSRTFTRSQHLLVTPRVYRLPEIRLGADRAGSGENRPRAIASAGEEDATVREYRDGDDLRRVHWRSTARRGELMVRREEQPWQSRCALFLDARTISHHGHGPSSSLEWAVSAAASAGIDRIRRGYVTTMLGGPTTLNAITHRTSASVHQPLTQQQLLTECATVEEHKYAEVGPLLTVDRHAQEPSLVIAILGACSTDDIIALNRWRTSQATGVVLLLDAASWAVGAEATEKAARLTTATDATENELRRNGWRVARVRRGDHLPTVWSGLGLRSGRIA; from the coding sequence ATGCGGCAGGCACTGCGCGGACTGACCACCCGAGGGCGGGCGTTCGTCGCGGCCGGTCTCACTGCTTCGCTGTGCGCGCTGCTGCTCGGCCAGAAGGACCTGCTGCGCGTCGGCATCCTGCTGGCGGCGTTGCCGGTGGTCGCGGCTCTGGTCGTCGGCCGGACCCGACTGCGGCTGCAGGTACGCCGCAGCCTCGCGCCGGACCAGGTGCCGGTCGGGACCCAGGCGACGGTCGAGCTGACCCTGAGCAACCAGGGCCGGATGCCGGCGGGTCTGCTGCTGCTCGAGGACCGAATTCCTTACGTCCTCGGTCACCGGCCCCGGTTCGTCGTCGACCGAGTCAGCCCGAACTGGCGTCGTACGGTGACCTACCCGGTCAAGTCCGACGTCCGGGGGCTGTTCCAGGTCGGGCCGTTGATGCTGACCGTTGCCGACCCGTTCGGGCTGGTGGAGACCAGCCGGACGTTCACCCGGAGCCAGCACCTGCTGGTCACGCCGCGGGTCTACCGGCTCCCCGAGATCCGGCTGGGTGCGGACCGGGCCGGCTCGGGCGAGAACCGGCCGCGAGCGATCGCCTCCGCCGGTGAAGAGGACGCGACGGTCCGCGAGTACCGCGACGGCGACGACCTGCGCCGGGTGCACTGGCGGTCGACTGCACGCCGCGGTGAGCTGATGGTCCGTCGCGAGGAGCAGCCCTGGCAGAGCCGGTGCGCACTGTTCCTGGATGCGCGGACGATCTCGCACCACGGGCACGGACCGTCGTCCAGCCTGGAGTGGGCGGTCAGCGCGGCCGCGTCCGCCGGCATCGACCGGATCAGGCGCGGCTATGTCACCACGATGCTCGGTGGGCCGACCACGCTGAACGCGATCACCCACCGGACCTCCGCGTCGGTGCACCAGCCGCTCACACAGCAGCAGCTGCTGACCGAGTGCGCGACCGTCGAGGAGCACAAGTACGCCGAAGTCGGTCCGCTGCTGACCGTCGACCGGCACGCGCAGGAACCGAGCCTGGTGATCGCCATCCTCGGCGCCTGCAGCACCGATGACATCATCGCCCTGAACCGGTGGCGGACCAGCCAGGCGACCGGGGTCGTCCTGCTGCTCGACGCCGCCAGCTGGGCGGTCGGCGCCGAGGCGACCGAGAAGGCCGCCCGGTTGACCACCGCCACGGACGCCACCGAGAACGAGCTGCGCCGCAACGGCTGGCGAGTCGCCAGAGTCCGCCGCGGCGACCACCTACCGACCGTGTGGTCCGGCCTAGGGCTACGGAGCGGAAGGATCGCATGA
- the rsmH gene encoding 16S rRNA (cytosine(1402)-N(4))-methyltransferase RsmH, translating to MDAAERHVPVMLERVVALLAPALAHPGAVFVDATLGLGGHSEAFLRKFPDVRLIGFDRDPAALRLAGDRLAPYEDRITLVHAVYDELPRALVDLGVPAIDGILFDLGVSSMQLDEADRGFAYSQDAPLDMRMDSTGPTTAADIVNTYSAADLARVLFQYGEEKFARRIADRIVRERETEPFTNSARLSELVRNAIPQAARRTGGHPAKRTFQALRIEVNGELEVLRRALPAALQALALHGRIVVMSYQSLEDRITKQAFAAATKSDVPDDLPVIPAGHEPYLKLLTRGAERPTEEEVAANPRAASARVRAATRVREKGLVA from the coding sequence ATGGACGCTGCGGAGCGGCATGTGCCGGTGATGCTGGAGCGCGTTGTCGCGCTGCTGGCGCCGGCACTCGCGCATCCCGGTGCCGTCTTCGTCGACGCCACCCTCGGCCTCGGTGGTCATTCCGAGGCGTTCCTGCGGAAGTTTCCCGACGTACGGCTGATCGGCTTCGACCGGGACCCGGCCGCGCTGCGGCTCGCGGGCGACCGGCTGGCGCCGTACGAGGACCGGATCACTCTCGTCCACGCGGTGTACGACGAGCTGCCGCGGGCGCTCGTGGACCTCGGCGTGCCGGCCATCGACGGGATCCTGTTCGACCTCGGTGTCTCCTCGATGCAGCTGGACGAGGCCGACCGCGGGTTCGCGTACTCGCAGGACGCGCCGCTGGACATGCGGATGGACTCGACCGGCCCGACCACGGCGGCCGACATCGTCAACACCTACAGCGCGGCCGACCTGGCCCGGGTCCTGTTCCAGTACGGCGAGGAGAAGTTCGCCCGCCGGATCGCGGACCGGATCGTGCGGGAGCGGGAGACCGAGCCGTTCACGAACAGCGCGCGGCTGTCCGAGCTGGTCCGGAACGCGATCCCGCAGGCGGCCCGGCGTACCGGGGGACACCCCGCGAAGCGGACGTTCCAGGCGCTGCGGATCGAGGTGAACGGCGAGCTCGAGGTACTGCGCCGTGCGCTGCCCGCCGCGCTGCAGGCGCTGGCGCTGCACGGGCGGATCGTGGTGATGAGCTACCAGTCGCTCGAGGACCGGATCACGAAGCAGGCGTTCGCGGCCGCGACGAAGAGCGACGTACCGGACGACCTGCCGGTGATTCCGGCCGGGCACGAGCCGTATCTGAAACTGCTGACCCGCGGCGCCGAGCGGCCGACCGAGGAAGAGGTCGCGGCGAACCCGCGAGCGGCCTCCGCCCGGGTGCGGGCGGCGACGAGAGTCCGGGAGAAGGGACTGGTGGCCTGA
- a CDS encoding transglutaminase family protein, which translates to MTGHARISLAAWGATVLGSLVLTPVFSGPFLFISAFLCAVVTGTGVLLQNLRTPRVVVPIVQLLVLVELLSLFFLHGTMKFGLFPWKATALEFNSQMVDAMDSINRFSAPLPQDSHLTLFAVSVITATGLLVHIIAVQLRQAAWSGLLLLIMYTVPAATVHGGLPALLFIPPAIGYIVLLSAEGRSRLSRWGRRISGVSHLDAAEPVEASALGQAGRRIGLTVVAIAALLPALLPALPEGVIGNGLAGGGTGNGIGASISSTNPMLDMGKNLKQGDNVVALTYKGGPSGGTYLRLTALDLFNGNKWEIAPRSDGHKISGDLTAPPGYTGDLSKLTQTNMEINVTRTFRSQFAPVPYPLHSISLKKDWQYDAEALDVVSTNGSIVGGKKYKLSSYDLQPTPQQLHDSITTSAPDQYTSVVPQKTPNDIKQKTLEVTAAAGDNKFEAAVLIQNWFRSGDFTYSTANASGSGMPALEDFLLKNKTGYCEQFATGMALMARIIGIPSRVGIGFLPGTAGKDGEYTVRMHDMHAWPELYFQGYGWVRFEPTPSARVASTPNWTVAAAGDPTNSTTAPTTAPTTPGAGETPGIDQPRHDPNLPNDSGIAIVDSGNWFTNGGGQVIAGVLGVALLLSIPWLIRALTRRRRFLRPPGRAGAEGLWAEVRDTARDLGLDWSEISTPRQTGQWLLTKLPEETHPDARKLARGIEALRYAGDTADPELDLRPEAAAVRKALWTQAPRRRRWRARFLPPSWRWYLSRGSTEASDLLDEFDLLLARLRSLVLPKRPHTN; encoded by the coding sequence ATGACCGGTCACGCACGGATTTCTCTTGCCGCTTGGGGAGCGACTGTTCTCGGGTCGCTCGTGCTTACGCCGGTGTTCTCCGGTCCGTTCTTGTTCATCAGCGCGTTCTTGTGCGCGGTGGTGACGGGCACCGGGGTCCTGCTGCAGAACCTGCGCACCCCGCGGGTCGTCGTACCGATCGTCCAGCTGCTCGTGCTGGTGGAGCTGCTGTCGCTGTTCTTCCTGCACGGGACGATGAAGTTCGGGCTGTTCCCGTGGAAGGCGACCGCGCTCGAGTTCAACTCGCAGATGGTCGACGCGATGGACTCCATCAACCGGTTCAGCGCGCCACTGCCGCAGGACTCGCATCTGACCCTGTTCGCGGTGTCGGTGATCACGGCGACCGGGCTCCTGGTCCACATCATCGCCGTCCAACTGCGGCAGGCCGCGTGGTCAGGACTGCTGCTGCTGATCATGTACACCGTGCCGGCCGCGACCGTGCACGGCGGTCTGCCGGCGTTGCTCTTCATCCCGCCGGCGATCGGGTACATCGTGCTGCTGTCCGCGGAGGGCCGCAGCCGGCTCAGCCGCTGGGGCCGCCGGATCTCGGGCGTCTCGCACCTCGACGCGGCCGAGCCCGTCGAGGCGTCGGCGCTCGGCCAGGCCGGGCGCCGGATCGGCCTGACCGTCGTCGCGATCGCCGCTCTCCTGCCCGCGTTGCTGCCGGCTCTGCCGGAAGGTGTCATCGGCAACGGTCTGGCCGGCGGCGGCACCGGCAACGGGATCGGGGCGTCGATCTCGTCGACCAACCCGATGCTGGACATGGGCAAGAACCTGAAACAAGGCGACAACGTCGTCGCACTCACCTACAAGGGCGGACCGTCCGGCGGCACGTACCTGCGGCTGACCGCACTCGACCTCTTCAACGGCAACAAGTGGGAGATCGCGCCGCGGTCCGACGGGCACAAGATCAGCGGCGACCTGACCGCGCCGCCCGGCTACACCGGTGACCTGTCCAAGCTCACGCAGACCAACATGGAGATCAACGTCACCCGGACGTTCCGCTCCCAGTTCGCGCCGGTCCCCTACCCGCTGCACTCGATCTCGCTGAAGAAGGACTGGCAGTACGACGCGGAAGCGCTGGACGTGGTGTCGACGAACGGGTCGATCGTCGGCGGCAAGAAGTACAAGCTGAGCTCGTACGACCTGCAGCCGACGCCGCAGCAGCTGCACGACTCGATCACCACGAGCGCCCCGGACCAGTACACGTCGGTCGTGCCGCAGAAGACGCCGAACGACATCAAGCAGAAGACGCTCGAGGTCACCGCCGCCGCCGGGGACAACAAGTTCGAGGCCGCGGTACTGATCCAGAACTGGTTCCGCAGCGGCGACTTCACGTACAGCACCGCGAACGCCAGCGGCAGCGGCATGCCCGCGCTCGAGGACTTCCTGCTGAAGAACAAGACCGGGTACTGCGAGCAGTTCGCGACCGGGATGGCGCTGATGGCGCGGATCATCGGGATCCCGTCCCGGGTCGGGATCGGCTTCCTGCCCGGCACGGCCGGCAAGGACGGCGAGTACACGGTCCGGATGCACGACATGCACGCCTGGCCGGAGCTGTACTTCCAGGGCTACGGCTGGGTCCGGTTCGAGCCGACGCCGTCCGCCCGGGTCGCGTCCACGCCGAACTGGACGGTCGCCGCGGCCGGGGACCCGACCAACTCGACCACCGCGCCGACCACCGCGCCGACGACGCCGGGCGCCGGCGAGACCCCGGGGATCGACCAGCCCCGCCACGACCCGAACCTGCCGAACGACAGCGGCATCGCGATCGTTGACTCCGGCAACTGGTTCACCAACGGTGGCGGGCAGGTGATCGCCGGGGTGCTCGGTGTGGCGCTGCTGCTGTCCATCCCATGGCTGATCCGGGCACTGACCCGCCGGCGGCGCTTCCTGCGACCGCCGGGACGGGCCGGAGCCGAAGGGCTGTGGGCCGAGGTCCGGGACACCGCGCGCGATCTGGGGCTGGACTGGTCCGAGATCTCGACACCGCGGCAGACCGGTCAGTGGCTGCTGACGAAGCTCCCTGAGGAGACGCATCCGGACGCGCGCAAGCTGGCGCGTGGGATCGAAGCGCTCCGGTACGCCGGGGATACCGCCGATCCCGAGCTGGACCTCCGCCCCGAGGCAGCCGCCGTACGCAAGGCGCTGTGGACCCAAGCCCCACGCCGCCGCCGCTGGCGGGCCCGCTTCCTGCCGCCCTCGTGGCGCTGGTACCTGAGCCGGGGCAGCACCGAGGCCTCCGACCTCCTGGACGAGTTCGACCTCCTCCTGGCCCGCCTCCGCTCCCTGGTCCTCCCCAAACGCCCCCACACCAACTAG
- the mraZ gene encoding division/cell wall cluster transcriptional repressor MraZ — MFLGTHFPKLDDKGRLFLPAKFRDELADGLVITRGQERSLSVWPEREFVQLTEQLKQAPITNKGARDYLRMLFAGASNEMPDKQGRVTIPPMLRDYASLDRDCVVIGAMNRVEIWNTENWNRYSAEQEQAFADLSEEVLPGIF; from the coding sequence GTGTTCCTCGGAACTCACTTCCCCAAGCTCGACGACAAGGGACGGCTGTTCCTGCCGGCCAAGTTCCGCGACGAGCTGGCCGACGGTCTGGTGATCACGCGAGGGCAGGAGCGATCGCTGTCCGTGTGGCCGGAGCGTGAGTTCGTCCAGCTGACCGAGCAGTTGAAGCAGGCTCCGATCACCAACAAAGGTGCGCGGGACTACCTACGGATGTTGTTCGCCGGCGCCTCGAACGAGATGCCGGACAAGCAGGGCCGGGTCACCATCCCACCGATGCTGCGCGATTACGCGTCACTGGATCGCGACTGCGTCGTCATCGGGGCGATGAACCGGGTGGAGATCTGGAACACGGAGAACTGGAACCGGTACTCCGCGGAGCAGGAGCAGGCGTTCGCCGACCTCTCCGAGGAAGTGCTGCCAGGCATCTTCTAG